The Dreissena polymorpha isolate Duluth1 chromosome 10, UMN_Dpol_1.0, whole genome shotgun sequence genome includes a region encoding these proteins:
- the LOC127847344 gene encoding stabilin-2-like, with protein MLTTCLAFVLVVCACVYTAEAALGDTCTIEANCTNVTNADCLDGKNGSKTCQCKAPQFKKVMMICKEVMGSSCTVATAATECTVPYSDCQNNATCSCKTSYFKKTSMCVEGIGAPCTDNANCSNVVNAVCSSSKCGCKPFYRNAGVDSCTKVLDSTCTATENCSSVANSICTTGSCKCKSMYKAMTDHCMPVLDSQCTAPENCSSVAHSTCLDGICKCMSMYKPMDDHCMVSSAGVLSVGIVAMATCFIALLMGQKTQGRC; from the exons ATG TTGACAACATGCCTCGCGTTTGTGCTGGTAGTTTGCGCATGCGTGTATACAGCTGAAGCAG CTCTCGGTGACACTTGTACAATTGAAGCCAACTGTACGAATGTGACCAACGCAGACTGTCTCGACGGAAAGAATGGCAGCAAGACCTGTCAGTGCAAAGCTCCTCAGTTCAAAAAGGTGATGATGATCTGTAAAGAAG TTATGGGGTCATCGTGTACGGTTGCGACAGCGGCGACTGAATGCACAGTTCCCTACTCGGATTGTCAGAACAATGCTACTTGTTCATGCAAAACTTCATACTTCAAGAAAACGTCCATGTGCGTAGAAG GTATTGGTGCACCCTGTACAGACAACGCGAATTGCAGCAATGTGGTCAACGCAGTTTGTTCCTCAAGCAAATGTGGTTGTAAGCCATTCTACAGAAACGCGGGTGTTGACTCCTGCACTAAGG TTTTGGACAGTACATGTACGGCAACAGAGAATTGCAGTAGCGTAGCAAATTCCATTTGCACAACTGGCTCATGCAAATGCAAGAGCATGTACAAGGCAATGACTGACCATTGTATGCCTG ttctGGACAGTCAATGTACGGCACCAGAGAATTGCAGTAGCGTAGCACATTCCACTTGCTTAGATGGTATATGCAAATGCATGAGCATGTACAAGCCGATGGATGACCACTGTATGG TTAGTAGCGCCGGTGTCCTTTCGGTTGGAATCGTCGCTATGGCAACATGCTTTATAGCACTCCTGATGGGTCAGAAGACGCAAGGACGTTGTTAA